A single region of the Branchiostoma lanceolatum isolate klBraLanc5 chromosome 1, klBraLanc5.hap2, whole genome shotgun sequence genome encodes:
- the LOC136429905 gene encoding kin of IRRE-like protein 2: MHGIRIDTSHSGVQEAGAFMLVGSCRTDVHMAPSRTLHLLVISLVLKADAAVYRTVPQSTAVLLGHDVTLNCSLSGLSEQDVVNWHWYNRASQAKHHHISAGSVVAPEFSRYSIVGDTKGGEFNLRIQNARLEDEGKYQCSAFSVQGVTTVQLFVVVPPTSVRITGNLTPRVVGEGMVLSCRSEGGSPIPRLSWYNGTVRNPQSDHAFIMDAETSTVAVNLLIPSLTKWDNGANISCVSDQGFPGTVRPKVAWTSLVVYYPPVVTPEHPSVRVAEGESVQLSCHVNSSPVTRVTWTRLANGEPTDITDSSGDLHMENVSRSHAGLYECRADNGIKPAAAATVLLDVTYAPSISRTFDSEISVLYGQDVLRLECVADGNPKPRVWWKRNDTNSLYENPLTLSPMDYRAEGLYECVALSAGFIGARRRTFINVIGRPDVLGDTAAIFADDGDEVTLQCKVMSDPPSDAVQWVFRSHSGDEKRLDPGEGGGVEVKTVLGHIRQDTLTICKIDASYTGTYVCKATNVFGSDQRQFRVHIRFSSMLLIVTLCTSAAAATTVLIILAFCLHRLINRLKRSEIPANSRNCAGSETDKTSSDLSPCPR, encoded by the exons ATGCACGGGATCCGTATCGACACCTCCCACTCGGGTGTACAGGAAGCCGGGGCATTTATGTTAGTCGGCAGCTGCAGGACAGACGTACACATGGCTCCTTCCCGCACACTTCACCTGCTGGTGAtctccctggtgctgaaag CGGACGCTGCCGTGTACAGGACGGTGCCCCAGTCCACAGCTGTGCTGCTCGGCCACGACGTGACTCTGAACTGTTCCCTGTCCGGACTGTCCGAGCAGGACGTGGTCAACTGGCACTGGTACAACCGGGCTTCCCAGGCCAAACATCACCACATCTCGGCCGGCAGCGTGGTGGCGCCCGAGTTCTCCCGCTACTCCATTGTGGGCGACACGAAAGGAGGGGAGTTTAACTTGAGGATACAGAACGCCCGGCTCGAGGACGAGGGGAAGTACCAGTGTAGCGCCTTCTCCGTTCAAGGTGTAACAACCGTGCAGCTGTTTGTTGTCG TTCCACCAACATCCGTTAGGATCACGGGAAACTTGACACCCCGTGTGGTGGGTGAGGGCATGGTGCTGTCATGCCGCTCGGAGGGAGGAAGCCCCATCCCCCGCCTGTCTTGGTACAACGGTACGGTGCGCAACCCCCAGTCTGACCACGCCTTCATAATGGACGCCGAGACCTCCACTGTAGCCGTCAACCTGCTGATTCCGTCACTCACCAAGTGGGACAACGGAGCCAACATTAGCTGTGTTTCGGACCAGGGCTTCCCTGGTACCGTCCGACCAAAGGTCGCCTGGACAAGTCTGGTGGTGTATT ATCCTCCAGTGGTGACTCCGGAACACCCGTCAGTCCGTGTGGCGGAGGGAGAGTCTGTCCAATTGTCCTGTCACGTGAACAGCAGTCCCGTCACGCGCGTCACGTGGACACGGCTGGCCAATGGCGAGCCGACAGACATCACAGACAG CTCTGGTGATCTCCACATGGAGAACGTGTCCAGGTCTCATGCTGGACTGTACGAGTGTCGAGCTGACAACGGCATCAAACCAGCTGCGGCAGCAACGGTCCTTCTGGACGTCACGT ATGCTCCTTCGATAAGTAGGACGTTCGACTCGGAGATCAGCGTCTTGTACGGCCAAGACGTCTTGAGGCTGGAGTGTGTGGCTGATGGGAACCCCAAACCTCGGGTCTGGTGGAAACGGAACGACACCAACAGTCTGTACGAGAACCCGCTAACCCTGTCTCCCATGGACTACAGAGCGGAGGGTCTGTACGAATGCGTGGCGTTAAGTGCTGGGTTCATTGGCGCCAGACGGAGAACGTTCATAAATGTAATAG GTCGACCGGACGTTCTTGGTGACACAGCCGCCATCTTTGCAGACGACGGGGACGAAGTGACCTTGCAGTGTAAGGTCATGTCCGACCCGCCCTCTGACGCTGTCCAATGGGTGTTCAGGAGTCACAGCGGTGACGAGAAACGTCTCGATCCTGGGGAGGGCGGTGGTGTGGAGGTCAAGACAGTCTTAGGACACATCAGACAAGACACGCTGACCATCTGTAAGATAGACGCGTCATACACGGGGACCTACGTCTGTAAGGCAACCAACGTGTTCGGATCGGACCAGAGACAGTTCAGGGTTCACATCAGAT TCTCTAGTATGTTGCTGATCGTGACCCTCTGCACGTCAGCTGCCGCTGCTACCACCGTTCTGATCATCCTGGCCTTTTGCCTCCACCGGCTGATCAACAGACTCAAACGTTCCG AAATACCGGCTAACTCGAGAAACTGTGCGGGTTCAGAGACAGACAAGACCTCCAGTGACCTTTCCCCTTGCCCGAGGTGA